A genomic stretch from Acetobacter ascendens includes:
- the rfaE1 gene encoding D-glycero-beta-D-manno-heptose-7-phosphate kinase has product MDFSAITVLCLGDVMLDRFLYGSMDRISPEAPVPVLLLDSRREMPGGAGNVASNIISLGGRAVLVGLSGQDEAGACLRATLAEKKRLVDATVQSAARPTICKTRFIAAHQQVVRVDEESHAPIAEPEQEALCRQIDAHIGACQAVVVSDYGKGVCTPAVLAHLFRVARQAGVPAFVDPKSTDYTRYKGATCITPNAKELAAASGMPVDTAAHVEAAASKVMAQADAQAILATRSEKGMMLVQREGKVLAVPARAREVFDVSGAGDTVIATMALAVGAGMSFEQGMRVANAAAGVVVGKLGTATADIQEVLHELEEQSGPDEVPHLLPLSAACAQVARWQARGLRVGFTNGCFDIIHPGHISLLAEARSACDRLVVALNTDASVRRMKGDTRPVNSLESRAAVMAAIRYVDAVVAFDEDTPRELICALMPDVLVKGADYRPEQVVGADVVQAAGGRLVLANLQQGHSTTSTIGRIRNT; this is encoded by the coding sequence ATGGATTTTTCTGCCATTACCGTGCTGTGCTTGGGTGATGTGATGCTGGACCGTTTTTTATACGGCAGCATGGATCGTATCTCGCCCGAAGCACCGGTGCCTGTGTTGTTGCTCGATTCCCGGCGCGAAATGCCCGGAGGGGCCGGTAATGTGGCCAGCAACATTATCTCACTTGGGGGGCGTGCCGTTCTGGTGGGGCTGAGCGGTCAGGATGAGGCCGGTGCCTGTTTGCGCGCCACATTGGCAGAAAAAAAACGGCTGGTGGATGCTACGGTGCAAAGTGCGGCCCGGCCCACAATTTGCAAAACACGCTTTATTGCCGCGCATCAGCAGGTGGTGCGGGTGGATGAAGAAAGCCACGCTCCAATTGCAGAACCCGAGCAAGAGGCCCTGTGCCGCCAGATTGATGCGCATATTGGGGCTTGTCAGGCAGTTGTGGTGTCTGATTACGGGAAAGGTGTGTGCACTCCGGCTGTGCTGGCACATTTGTTCCGCGTGGCGCGGCAAGCTGGCGTGCCTGCTTTTGTAGACCCAAAATCTACCGATTACACGCGCTACAAAGGCGCTACCTGCATTACCCCCAATGCCAAGGAACTGGCCGCAGCTTCCGGTATGCCAGTGGATACTGCAGCCCATGTAGAAGCCGCCGCCAGCAAGGTGATGGCACAGGCCGATGCACAAGCCATTCTGGCTACCAGATCGGAAAAAGGCATGATGCTGGTGCAGCGTGAGGGCAAGGTGCTGGCAGTGCCTGCCCGTGCGCGGGAAGTGTTTGATGTATCTGGCGCGGGAGATACCGTTATTGCCACCATGGCGCTGGCCGTTGGGGCGGGGATGTCCTTCGAACAAGGCATGCGCGTTGCCAATGCGGCGGCTGGCGTGGTGGTGGGCAAGCTGGGCACGGCCACGGCTGATATTCAGGAAGTTCTGCACGAGTTGGAAGAACAATCCGGCCCGGATGAAGTGCCGCACCTGCTGCCTTTGTCTGCCGCATGTGCGCAGGTGGCACGTTGGCAGGCACGCGGCCTGCGTGTTGGCTTTACCAATGGGTGTTTTGATATCATCCACCCCGGCCATATCAGCCTGTTGGCAGAAGCCCGCAGCGCGTGTGACAGATTGGTGGTGGCGCTGAACACAGATGCCAGCGTGCGCCGCATGAAAGGTGACACACGGCCTGTAAATTCACTGGAATCTCGGGCTGCTGTTATGGCGGCCATCCGTTACGTAGATGCTGTGGTGGCGTTTGATGAAGATACGCCGCGGGAGCTTATTTGTGCCCTAATGCCAGATGTGCTGGTGAAAGGGGCAGATTACCGGCCCGAACAGGTTGTGGGGGCGGATGTTGTGCAGGCCGCCGGGGGCAGGCTGGTGCTGGCCAATTTGCAGCAGGGGCATTCCACCACGTCTACAATCGGGCGGATTCGGAATACATGA
- a CDS encoding SDR family NAD(P)-dependent oxidoreductase — translation MKHDTVLITGASSGLGQTLAQTLARPGRTLYLGGRNVQRLEETAKACISRGASVHLHVGDVADRAEMDTWIRSTHGLDLVLACAGITGGTRKPQTPDGAPYEPAAQIYRIFETDMMGVLNTVLPALDMMQHQPRGADGVRGRICAISSVAGVVSYPGTPSYSAAKAAVDRFMVATGGDAKKVGILLSSVVCGFLDTPMVAKNAFPMPGLTDVNSACRRILRGLSRNERRIIFPLWLVAGSRFMDLLPIRLAEFYYNNQPSGAAGSMPEPDLS, via the coding sequence ATGAAGCATGATACCGTTCTGATTACTGGCGCATCCTCCGGCCTTGGGCAAACATTGGCCCAAACGCTGGCCCGGCCCGGGCGCACCCTGTATCTGGGCGGGCGCAACGTACAGCGTCTGGAAGAAACTGCCAAAGCCTGCATTAGCCGAGGGGCATCTGTACATTTGCATGTAGGTGATGTGGCAGACCGTGCAGAAATGGATACATGGATCCGCAGCACACATGGGCTGGATCTGGTTTTGGCATGCGCAGGCATAACGGGCGGCACCCGCAAGCCGCAAACGCCCGATGGCGCACCGTATGAACCGGCGGCACAAATTTATCGTATTTTTGAAACAGACATGATGGGCGTGCTCAACACCGTGCTGCCCGCGCTGGATATGATGCAGCATCAGCCACGTGGGGCAGATGGCGTGCGTGGGCGTATCTGCGCCATTTCTTCCGTTGCGGGCGTGGTGTCTTACCCCGGCACGCCCTCTTATTCCGCAGCCAAGGCGGCGGTGGACAGATTTATGGTGGCTACTGGGGGAGATGCCAAAAAGGTAGGTATTTTATTAAGCTCTGTTGTGTGCGGGTTTTTAGATACCCCCATGGTGGCCAAAAACGCCTTCCCCATGCCGGGGCTGACAGATGTGAACAGCGCTTGCCGCCGTATTTTGCGCGGGCTAAGCCGGAACGAACGGCGCATTATCTTTCCGCTATGGCTGGTTGCTGGTTCCCGCTTTATGGATCTGCTGCCCATCCGACTGGCAGAGTTCTATTACAACAATCAGCCCTCAGGGGCCGCAGGTTCCATGCCCGAACCCGATCTTTCATGA
- a CDS encoding AGE family epimerase/isomerase, translated as MTVHNLPGAENLPLIAVRNRFARWLFDDALPFWASTGCDGTAQNPAALGAQECLTLQGTPALPPFKRVRVQARQLFVFSWAALKGWHPAAQRAESIFKFLLHAHRPDGGWVKLLARDGAVLDDSADLYDIAFVLFALAWYGRVERTGQAVELARQTLAWLGQAMALPNGGFMNTLPANNAWRQQNPHMHLLEAVLALHETTGDAADMAQAHALYALFSQRFMDERTGTLGEYFGPDWQPAAGPEGQWCEPGHHFEWVWLLQAYARQSGVDTAAQAARLYHFAHLYGVDTQTALVRDAVARNGQVLKPTFRLWVQGEALRGALCHDPQDKAGWATRMATNLLDRYFTDCPTGTWVDQLDAQGIPAASQIPSSSLYHIVTAYDALDQAARACVPSA; from the coding sequence ATGACGGTGCATAATCTGCCTGGCGCAGAAAACCTGCCACTTATTGCCGTGCGCAACCGCTTTGCGCGCTGGTTGTTTGATGATGCCTTGCCATTTTGGGCCAGCACAGGGTGCGATGGTACAGCCCAAAATCCGGCCGCTTTGGGGGCGCAGGAGTGCCTGACCTTACAGGGCACGCCAGCCTTGCCACCATTTAAGCGCGTAAGGGTGCAGGCGCGGCAGCTTTTTGTGTTTTCTTGGGCGGCGTTAAAAGGCTGGCACCCAGCGGCGCAACGGGCGGAAAGTATATTCAAGTTTTTGCTGCACGCTCATAGGCCAGATGGCGGCTGGGTTAAGCTGCTAGCGCGTGATGGCGCCGTGTTGGATGACAGTGCAGATTTGTATGATATCGCGTTCGTGCTGTTTGCTCTGGCATGGTATGGCCGTGTGGAACGCACAGGCCAAGCGGTAGAACTGGCGCGGCAAACGCTTGCGTGGCTGGGGCAGGCAATGGCCCTGCCCAATGGTGGGTTTATGAACACTCTGCCAGCCAATAATGCGTGGCGGCAGCAAAACCCCCATATGCACTTGCTGGAAGCTGTTCTTGCCCTGCATGAAACAACGGGCGATGCAGCAGATATGGCGCAAGCTCATGCGTTATATGCACTATTCAGCCAACGCTTTATGGATGAACGCACCGGCACGTTGGGCGAATATTTTGGGCCAGACTGGCAACCCGCAGCAGGGCCAGAAGGCCAGTGGTGTGAGCCGGGGCATCATTTTGAATGGGTTTGGTTGTTGCAGGCTTATGCGCGCCAAAGCGGGGTGGATACCGCAGCCCAAGCTGCGCGCTTATACCATTTTGCACATCTGTATGGCGTAGATACCCAAACGGCATTGGTGCGCGATGCCGTTGCACGGAATGGGCAGGTGCTTAAACCCACTTTTCGCTTATGGGTGCAAGGTGAGGCTCTGCGTGGCGCGCTGTGTCATGATCCGCAAGATAAAGCAGGCTGGGCCACGCGCATGGCCACCAATCTGCTTGATCGGTATTTTACGGACTGCCCCACAGGCACATGGGTAGATCAACTGGATGCACAGGGCATACCCGCTGCTTCACAAATACCAAGTAGCTCGCTTTATCATATCGTAACGGCGTATGATGCGCTGGATCAGGCTGCGCGGGCCTGCGTGCCATCTGCATAA
- the gmk gene encoding guanylate kinase, producing MAHNAQGNHNGAERRRGVCLVISAPSGAGKSTIANALRASESALKHSVSVTTRQPRPGEKEGVHYHFRTMEDFEHMAANGELLEWATVFGRGYGTPRAPVEAALAAGHDMVFDIDWQGHQQIRHALPDDVVSLFVLPPSLEELERRLRGRASDHPDEIARRMAAARDEISHWREFDHVIINTELDRAITEARSVLTAARLQTRRRTGLLDFVASFGA from the coding sequence ATGGCGCACAACGCACAGGGTAACCATAACGGAGCAGAACGGCGGCGCGGTGTGTGCCTGGTTATTTCTGCGCCATCTGGGGCGGGTAAGTCTACCATTGCCAATGCACTGCGTGCTTCCGAGTCCGCGCTCAAACACTCGGTTTCTGTGACCACCCGCCAACCAAGGCCGGGGGAAAAGGAAGGCGTGCATTACCACTTCCGCACCATGGAAGATTTTGAGCACATGGCCGCAAATGGGGAGCTGCTGGAATGGGCCACCGTGTTTGGCCGTGGTTACGGCACGCCCCGCGCCCCGGTAGAGGCCGCACTGGCTGCTGGGCACGATATGGTGTTCGACATAGACTGGCAGGGCCACCAGCAAATCCGCCATGCATTGCCTGATGATGTGGTGAGCCTGTTTGTGCTGCCGCCATCATTGGAAGAGCTGGAACGCCGCCTGCGTGGCCGAGCATCAGACCATCCGGATGAAATTGCCCGCCGCATGGCCGCCGCGCGGGATGAAATCTCGCATTGGCGGGAATTTGACCACGTTATTATCAATACAGAGCTAGACCGTGCCATTACAGAAGCCCGCTCTGTGCTAACGGCGGCACGTTTGCAAACCCGTCGGCGCACGGGGTTGTTGGATTTTGTTGCCAGCTTTGGAGCCTGA